In a single window of the Bactrocera dorsalis isolate Fly_Bdor chromosome 2, ASM2337382v1, whole genome shotgun sequence genome:
- the LOC105230932 gene encoding protein roadkill isoform X3, translating to MALARLPVNECQAIQAARVTSNLSASSSTMAVSRVPSPPLQEVNTPVAENWCYTQVKVVKFSYMWTINNFSFCREEMGEVLKSSTFSAGASDKLKWCLRVNPKGLDEESKDYLSLYLLLVSCNKSEVRAKFKFSILNAKREETKAMESQRAYRFVQGKDWGFKKFIRRDFLLDEANGLLPEDKLTIFCEVSVVADSVNISGQSNIVQFKVPECRLSEDLGALFDNEKFSDVTLAVAGREFQAHKAILAARSEVFNAMFEHEMEERKLNRVDIHDVDHEVLREMLRFIYTGKAPNLEKMADDLLAAADKYALEKLKVMCEEALCLNLSVETAAETLILADLHSADQLKAQTIDFINTHATDVMETAGWQSMIATHSHLIAEAFRALATQQIPPIGPPRKRVKMS from the exons ATTGCCGGTGAACGAATGTCAGGCAATTCAAGCCGCTAGAGTGACATCTAACCTGAGCGCATCGAGTAGTACAATGGCGGTCAGTCGAGTACCATCGCCACCTCTGCAGGAAGTAAATACGCCCGTAGCTGAAAATTGGTGTTACACACag gtGAAAGTGGTGAAATTCAGTTACATGTGGACCATAAATAACTTTAGTTTTTGTCGCGAGGAAATGGGTGAGGTACTGAAATCGTCCACATTCTCCGCCGGTGCTAGTGATAAACTGAAATG GTGTTTACGCGTCAATCCAAAAGGTCTCGATGAGGAAAGCAAAGACTACCTGtcgttatatttattattagtttCGTGTAATAAATCAGAAGTTAGagccaaatttaaattttccatactGAATGCGAAAAGGGAAGAAACCAAAGCCATGGAATCGCAGAG AGCTTACCGTTTTGTACAAGGCAAAGATTGGGGCTTCAAAAAGTTCATAAGACGAGATTTTCTGCTAGATGAGGCCAACGGTCTGCTGCCCGAGGACAAATTAACCATATTCTGTGAAGTTAGCGTTGTAGCTGATAGTGTGAATATCTCTGGTCAATCAAATATTGTACAATTCAAAGTACCCGAATGTCGATTATCCGAGGATTTGGGTGCATTATTTGATAATGAGAAATTCAGTGATGTTACGTTGGCGGTGGCCGGACGAGAATTTCAAGCGCATAAAGCTATTTTGGCAG CACGTAGTGAAGTCTTTAATGCTATGTTCGAGCACGAAATGGAGGAACGCAAATTAAATCGTGTCGATATACACGACGTCGATCACGAAGTCCTGCGCGAAATGCTGCGTTTCATCTACACAGGCAAAGCgccaaatttagaaaaaatggcAGATGATCTCCTAGCCGCTGCTGACAAG TATGCCCTCGAAAAGCTGAAAGTGATGTGTGAAGAGGCGCTTTGCCTTAATCTCTCCGTGGAAACCGCGGCGGAAACTTTAATATTAGCCGATCTCCATAGTGCGGACCAGTTGAAAGCACAAACCATAGATTTCATAAATAC TCACGCCACCGATGTGATGGAAACGGCCGGCTGGCAGAGTATGATCGCGACACATTCACACTTGATTGCGGAGGCATTTCGTGCGCTTGCCACACAACAAATCCCACCAATTGGACCACCAAGGAAGCGTGTAAAAATGAGCTGA
- the LOC105230932 gene encoding protein roadkill isoform X4, giving the protein MAVSRVPSPPLQEVNTPVAENWCYTQVKVVKFSYMWTINNFSFCREEMGEVLKSSTFSAGASDKLKWCLRVNPKGLDEESKDYLSLYLLLVSCNKSEVRAKFKFSILNAKREETKAMESQRAYRFVQGKDWGFKKFIRRDFLLDEANGLLPEDKLTIFCEVSVVADSVNISGQSNIVQFKVPECRLSEDLGALFDNEKFSDVTLAVAGREFQAHKAILAARSEVFNAMFEHEMEERKLNRVDIHDVDHEVLREMLRFIYTGKAPNLEKMADDLLAAADKYALEKLKVMCEEALCLNLSVETAAETLILADLHSADQLKAQTIDFINTHATDVMETAGWQSMIATHSHLIAEAFRALATQQIPPIGPPRKRVKMS; this is encoded by the exons ATGGCGGTCAGTCGAGTACCATCGCCACCTCTGCAGGAAGTAAATACGCCCGTAGCTGAAAATTGGTGTTACACACag gtGAAAGTGGTGAAATTCAGTTACATGTGGACCATAAATAACTTTAGTTTTTGTCGCGAGGAAATGGGTGAGGTACTGAAATCGTCCACATTCTCCGCCGGTGCTAGTGATAAACTGAAATG GTGTTTACGCGTCAATCCAAAAGGTCTCGATGAGGAAAGCAAAGACTACCTGtcgttatatttattattagtttCGTGTAATAAATCAGAAGTTAGagccaaatttaaattttccatactGAATGCGAAAAGGGAAGAAACCAAAGCCATGGAATCGCAGAG AGCTTACCGTTTTGTACAAGGCAAAGATTGGGGCTTCAAAAAGTTCATAAGACGAGATTTTCTGCTAGATGAGGCCAACGGTCTGCTGCCCGAGGACAAATTAACCATATTCTGTGAAGTTAGCGTTGTAGCTGATAGTGTGAATATCTCTGGTCAATCAAATATTGTACAATTCAAAGTACCCGAATGTCGATTATCCGAGGATTTGGGTGCATTATTTGATAATGAGAAATTCAGTGATGTTACGTTGGCGGTGGCCGGACGAGAATTTCAAGCGCATAAAGCTATTTTGGCAG CACGTAGTGAAGTCTTTAATGCTATGTTCGAGCACGAAATGGAGGAACGCAAATTAAATCGTGTCGATATACACGACGTCGATCACGAAGTCCTGCGCGAAATGCTGCGTTTCATCTACACAGGCAAAGCgccaaatttagaaaaaatggcAGATGATCTCCTAGCCGCTGCTGACAAG TATGCCCTCGAAAAGCTGAAAGTGATGTGTGAAGAGGCGCTTTGCCTTAATCTCTCCGTGGAAACCGCGGCGGAAACTTTAATATTAGCCGATCTCCATAGTGCGGACCAGTTGAAAGCACAAACCATAGATTTCATAAATAC TCACGCCACCGATGTGATGGAAACGGCCGGCTGGCAGAGTATGATCGCGACACATTCACACTTGATTGCGGAGGCATTTCGTGCGCTTGCCACACAACAAATCCCACCAATTGGACCACCAAGGAAGCGTGTAAAAATGAGCTGA
- the LOC105230932 gene encoding speckle-type POZ protein isoform X2 → MPSSTSTAVSTSSPSSSSSSISHSFSTSSSSAASRSTLDTAPSSTTSQLSHSHSSVAAATTTTSTSSLPSALLLALAAPAVASSALSSSPSPSTAAPVAPSTTPSPPPSSASSPSSSSLRTITPFRVSTAYSHSKLIPIEFDRNIMDLIYEPARLPVNECQAIQAARVTSNLSASSSTMAVSRVPSPPLQEVNTPVAENWCYTQVKVVKFSYMWTINNFSFCREEMGEVLKSSTFSAGASDKLKWCLRVNPKGLDEESKDYLSLYLLLVSCNKSEVRAKFKFSILNAKREETKAMESQRAYRFVQGKDWGFKKFIRRDFLLDEANGLLPEDKLTIFCEVSVVADSVNISGQSNIVQFKVPECRLSEDLGALFDNEKFSDVTLAVAGREFQAHKAILAARSEVFNAMFEHEMEERKLNRVDIHDVDHEVLREMLRFIYTGKAPNLEKMADDLLAAADKYALEKLKVMCEEALCLNLSVETAAETLILADLHSADQLKAQTIDFINTHATDVMETAGWQSMIATHSHLIAEAFRALATQQIPPIGPPRKRVKMS, encoded by the exons ATGCCGTCGTCCACAAGCACAGCCGTTTCTACATCGTCACCATCTTCGTCGTCATCATCAATTTCGCATTCGTTTTCAACGTCATCTTCGTCTGCAGCTTCACGATCCACGCTAGACACAGCGCCCTCCTCTACAACGTCACAGCTGAGCCACAGCCACAGCTCGGTTGCAGCGGCTACAACTACAACTTCAACTTCATCATTGCCATCCGCCTTATTGTTGGCATTGGCCGCGCCAGCAGTCGCCTCTTCCGCTTTGTCATCATCACCTTCACCGAGCACAGCAGCGCCAGTAGCTCCGTCCACAACGCCATCGCCACCTCCATCAAGCGCGTCATCACCTTCATCATCGTCATTGCGCACTATCACGCCGTTCCGCGTCTCCACGGCATATTCTCATTCAAAATTAATACCAATCGAATTCGATCGGAATATAATGGATTTAATTTATGAACCGGCGAG ATTGCCGGTGAACGAATGTCAGGCAATTCAAGCCGCTAGAGTGACATCTAACCTGAGCGCATCGAGTAGTACAATGGCGGTCAGTCGAGTACCATCGCCACCTCTGCAGGAAGTAAATACGCCCGTAGCTGAAAATTGGTGTTACACACag gtGAAAGTGGTGAAATTCAGTTACATGTGGACCATAAATAACTTTAGTTTTTGTCGCGAGGAAATGGGTGAGGTACTGAAATCGTCCACATTCTCCGCCGGTGCTAGTGATAAACTGAAATG GTGTTTACGCGTCAATCCAAAAGGTCTCGATGAGGAAAGCAAAGACTACCTGtcgttatatttattattagtttCGTGTAATAAATCAGAAGTTAGagccaaatttaaattttccatactGAATGCGAAAAGGGAAGAAACCAAAGCCATGGAATCGCAGAG AGCTTACCGTTTTGTACAAGGCAAAGATTGGGGCTTCAAAAAGTTCATAAGACGAGATTTTCTGCTAGATGAGGCCAACGGTCTGCTGCCCGAGGACAAATTAACCATATTCTGTGAAGTTAGCGTTGTAGCTGATAGTGTGAATATCTCTGGTCAATCAAATATTGTACAATTCAAAGTACCCGAATGTCGATTATCCGAGGATTTGGGTGCATTATTTGATAATGAGAAATTCAGTGATGTTACGTTGGCGGTGGCCGGACGAGAATTTCAAGCGCATAAAGCTATTTTGGCAG CACGTAGTGAAGTCTTTAATGCTATGTTCGAGCACGAAATGGAGGAACGCAAATTAAATCGTGTCGATATACACGACGTCGATCACGAAGTCCTGCGCGAAATGCTGCGTTTCATCTACACAGGCAAAGCgccaaatttagaaaaaatggcAGATGATCTCCTAGCCGCTGCTGACAAG TATGCCCTCGAAAAGCTGAAAGTGATGTGTGAAGAGGCGCTTTGCCTTAATCTCTCCGTGGAAACCGCGGCGGAAACTTTAATATTAGCCGATCTCCATAGTGCGGACCAGTTGAAAGCACAAACCATAGATTTCATAAATAC TCACGCCACCGATGTGATGGAAACGGCCGGCTGGCAGAGTATGATCGCGACACATTCACACTTGATTGCGGAGGCATTTCGTGCGCTTGCCACACAACAAATCCCACCAATTGGACCACCAAGGAAGCGTGTAAAAATGAGCTGA
- the LOC105230936 gene encoding origin recognition complex subunit 2, translating to MSVTPTKQRASNVGRTRSSSSLSSTEDVVMVTVDDSDEENESSKGRQLRRSARKPSPQKKYAEDYVLTDILPSKRSNTRKNDTDDEETAEHDDESCMTNTAARPDIVDIQLLQDDDIAGKNMYGFHTPKKRNGMALAALNTPKTPKTPKTPKSVKTSRSSTSQLQAKTPDTKRRKSTVEPKTPSHVRHRVKNQIAKIMDSDSDFSASGSDFVPTDSDSDSSSSSDEDDAADDEPKTPHKGRRPIVVPVLPKTPSAARSRQSARAKKSSVDYVPESDGYFQAHASTKILTSDHTLDRLKNPRLPADRLFTLLNEMKPTPEHEEAISAMMEEYRSYFPKWLCILHEGYSLLLYGLGSKRQLLQAFHREILADQSVLVVNGFFPSLTLKDILDSIIGELLDGDANVSPSNPHEAVDLIEEELSYTPQTHIYLIVHNLDGSMLRNTKAQAILSRLASLRQLHLLASIDYINTPLLWDHTRLSNFNFSWWDCTTMLPYSDETAYENSLLVQNSGELALSSMRSVFSSLTTNTRGIYMIIVKNQLKNKGNPNFQGMSFKDLYWSCREAFLVSSDLALRAQLTEFLDHKLVKSKRNIDGSELLSIPIDEALLQQFLDEQEKKS from the exons ATGAGCGTTACGCCAACGAAACAAAGAGCTTCAAATGTAGGACGAACGCGTTCCAGTTCTAGTTTAAGCAGTACAGAAGATGTGGTCATGGTAACAGTGGACGACTCGGATGAGGAAAATGAATCATCTAAAGGGCGTCAACTGAGAAGATCAGCACGCAAACCCAGCCCACAAAAGAAATATGCCGAAGACTACGTATTAACCGACATTCTACCCAGCAAGAGGAGCAATACACGAAAGAATGATACTGATGATGAAGAAACTGCTGAACATGATGATGAAAGTTGTATGACAAATACTGCAGCACGTCCTGATATTGTCGACATTCAGTTATTACAAGATGATGATATAGCAGGCAAGAATATGTACGGCTTTCATACACCAAAAAAACGCAACGGCATGGCATTGGCGGCCTTGAATACACCAAAAACACCTAAAACGCCAAAGACACCGAAATCCGTTAAGACATCACGCTCCTCAACATCACAGCTGCAAGCAAAAACACCCGACACAAAGCGACGAAAATCGACTGTTGAACCTAAAACACCTTCGCACGTGCGGCATCGTGTCAAAAATC AAATTGCCAAAATTATGGACTCTGATTCTGACTTCTCTGCCAGTGGCAGCGATTTTGTACCAACTGACAGCGATAGTGACAGTTCCAGTAGTAGTGATGAGGATGATGCCGCCGACGATGAACCGAAGACTCCACATAAAGGGCGACGACCCATAGTTGTACCAGTGTTACCGAAAACTCCTTCTGCGGCGCGTTCACGTCAATCAGCTCGTGCTAAGAAATCCTCGGTTGACTATGTACCTGAGAGTGATGGCTATTTCCAAGCACATGCCAGCACCAAAATACTCACTTCCGATCACACACTGGATCGTTTAAAGAATCCACGATTACCAGCAGATCGTTTATTCACGCTCTTGAATGAAATGAAACCAACTCCCGAACATGAGGAGGCAATCAGCGCCATGATGGAAGAATATCGCTCATATTTTCCGAAATGGTTGTGTATTTTACACGAAGGCTACAGTTTGCTACTCTATGGATTGGGTTCAAAACGTCAGCTACTACAAGCCTTTCATCGTGAAATACTCGCCGATCAATCGGTGCTTGTTGTGAACGGTTTCTTTCCCAGTTTAACGTTGAAAGACATTTTGGACAGCATTATTGGTGAATTATTGGATGGTGATGCTAATGTTAGTCCGTCAAATCCTCACGAAGCGGTTGACTTGATTGAGGAAGAACTTTCGTATACCCCgcaaacacatatatatttaatagtgCATAATTTGGATGGCAGCATGTTGAGAAACACAAAGGCGCAAGCGATATTGTCGCGTTTAGCTAGTTTAAGGCAATTACATTTGCTTGCGTCCATTGATTATATCAACACGCCactat TATGGGATCACACGAGACTAagtaatttcaacttttcttggtGGGATTGCACCACTATGTTGCCGTATAGCGATGAAACTGCTTATGAAAATTCACTATTGGTACAAAACTCCGGCGAATTGGCGCTCTCATCCATGCGTAGCGTTTTCTCGTCgcttacaacaaacacacgtgGCATTTATATGATCATTGTTAAGAATCAACTCAAAAATAAAGGCAACCCCAATTTTCAGG GCATGTCGTTCAAGGATTTGTATTGGAGTTGTCGTGAAGCTTTTCTTGTCAGTTCCGATTTGGCATTGCGTGCACAACTTACTGAATTTCTGGATCACAAATTGGTGAAATCGAAACGTAACATTGATGGCTCGGAATTGTTAAGTATACCCATCGATGAAGCGCTGTTGCAACAATTCTTGGATGAGCAAGAGAAAAAGTCTTGA